In one Erinaceus europaeus chromosome 3, mEriEur2.1, whole genome shotgun sequence genomic region, the following are encoded:
- the KCNK3 gene encoding potassium channel subfamily K member 3 has product MKRQNVRTLALIVCTFTYLLVGAAVFDALESEPELIERQRLERRQEELRARYNLSRGGYEELERVVLRLKPHKAGVQWRFAGSFYFAITVITTIGYGHAAPSTDGGKVFCMFYALLGIPLTLVMFQSLGERINTLVRYLLHRAKRGLGMRRADVSMANMVLIGFLSCVSTLCVGAAAFSYYEHWTFFQAYYYCFITLTTIGFGDYVALQKDQALQTQPQYVAFSFVYILTGLTVIGAFLNLVVLRFMTMNAEDEKRDAEHRALLTRNGGAGGGAGGAGGGAGGSVHTSDTASSAPAAGGGGGGGGGGGGGGGGGGGGFRNVYAEVLHFQSMCSCLWYKSREKLQYSIPMIIPRDLSTSDTCVEHSHSSPGGGGRYSDTPSRRCLCGSGAPRSAISSVSTGLHSLSTFRGLMKRRSSV; this is encoded by the exons ATGAAGCGGCAGAACGTGCGCACGCTGGCGCTCATCGTGTGCACCTTCACCTACCTGCTGGTGGGCGCCGCGGTGTTCGACGCGCTGGAGTCGGAGCCGGAGCTGATCGAGCGGCAGCGGCTGGAGCGGAGGCAGGAGGAGCTGCGGGCGCGCTACAACCTCAGCCGCGGCGGCTACGAGGAGCTGGAGCGCGTGGTGCTGCGCCTCAAGCCGCACAAGGCCGGCGTGCAGTGGCGCTTCGCCGGCTCCTTCTACTTCGCCATCACTGTCATCACCACCATCG GCTACGGCCACGCGGCACCCAGCACGGATGGCGGCAAGGTGTTCTGCATGTTCTACGCGCTGCTGGGCATCCCGCTGACGCTCGTCATGTTCCAGAGCCTGGGCGAGCGCATCAACACGCTGGTGCGCTACCTGCTGCACCGCGCCAAGCGCGGACTGGGCATGCGCCGCGCCGACGTGTCCATGGCCAACATGGTGCTGATCGGCTTCCTGTCGTGCGTCAGCACGCTGTGCGTGGGCGCCGCCGCCTTCTCCTACTACGAGCACTGGACCTTCTTCCAGGCCTACtactactgcttcatcactctcacCACCATCGGCTTCGGCGACTACGTGGCGCTGCAGAAGGACCAGGCGCTGCAGACGCAGCCGCAGTACGTGGCCTTCAGCTTCGTCTACATCCTCACGGGGCTCACGGTCATCGGCGCCTTCCTCAACCTCGTGGTGCTGCGCTTCATGACCATGAACGCCGAGGACGAGAAGCGCGACGCCGAGCACCGCGCGCTGCTCACGCGCaacgggggggcggggggcggggccggcggcgcggggggcggggccggcggcAGCGTGCACACCAGTGACACCGCCTCCTCCGCGCCGGCGgctgggggcggcggcggcggcggcggcggcggcggcggcggcggcggcggcggcggcggcggcttccGCAACGTGTACGCGGAGGTGCTGCACTTCCAGTCCATGTGCTCGTGCCTGTGGTACAAGAGCCGCGAGAAGCTGCAGTACTCCATCCCCATGATCATCCCGCGGGACCTCTCCACCTCCGACACGTGCGTGGAGCACAGCCACTCGTCGCCGGGCGGGGGCGGCCGCTACAGCGACACGCCCTCCCGCCGCTGCCTGTGCGGCAGCGGGGCCCCGCGCTCCGCCATCAGCTCGGTGTCCACCGGCCTGCACAGCCTGTCCACCTTCCGCGGCCTCATGAAGCGCCGGAGCTCCGTGTGA